Proteins from a single region of Erythrobacter sp.:
- the edd gene encoding phosphogluconate dehydratase, translating into MSTLNDTLHRVTQRVIERSKPTRSAYLDLIRREGDNMGERSAVSCSNLAHAYAGALEDQAALVAGRGANIGIVTSYNDMLSAHQPYGRYPDRLKIYAREIGATAQVAGGTPAMCDGVTQGEVGMELSLFSRDVIALSAAVALSHAMYDGALMLGICDKIVPGLLMGALRFGHLPTIFVPSGPMPTGIPNKEKQRVRQLYAEGKATRAELLASEMASYHSPGTCTFFGTANSNQMMMEMMGLHIPGSAFIQPGTQLRQALDREAVHRVAAIGRKGDDYRPLGLCVDEKAVINAAVGLLATGGSTNHAIHLPAMARAAGVIFDWDDLSELSGAVPLIAQVYPNGSGDVNQFHAAGGMGYVIGELLESGLAHGDILTVGRGDFSDYAREPGLDGEALVWRDVGPSMDDTMLRPVANPFKPDGGMRLITGNLGRACFKTSAVDRERWTIEAPCRVFEDQAAVAAAFKAGELDRDVVVVVRFQGPRANGMPELHKLTPALGVLQDRGFKVALVTDGRMSGASGKVPAAIHCTPEALGGGPLARLRDGDMVKVCAVTCELTTTADLSAREPAPDPQGQSGTGRELFGMMRHFADGAEQGASAMLAIGLATGGM; encoded by the coding sequence ATGAGCACTCTCAACGACACCCTTCACCGCGTCACCCAGCGGGTGATCGAGCGATCGAAGCCGACCCGCAGCGCCTATCTCGATCTGATCCGCCGCGAAGGCGACAACATGGGTGAGCGCAGCGCCGTGTCGTGCTCGAACCTCGCCCACGCCTATGCCGGTGCGCTGGAAGATCAGGCCGCGCTGGTGGCAGGTCGCGGTGCGAATATCGGCATCGTCACCAGCTACAACGACATGCTCTCGGCCCACCAGCCCTATGGCCGCTATCCCGACCGGCTGAAGATCTACGCCCGCGAAATCGGCGCCACGGCGCAGGTGGCAGGCGGGACTCCGGCAATGTGCGACGGGGTGACGCAGGGCGAAGTCGGCATGGAGCTGTCGCTGTTCAGCCGCGATGTGATCGCGCTGTCGGCGGCGGTGGCGCTGTCCCACGCGATGTATGACGGCGCGCTGATGCTGGGCATCTGCGACAAGATCGTGCCCGGCCTTTTGATGGGGGCGCTGCGCTTCGGCCACCTACCGACCATCTTCGTGCCCTCCGGCCCGATGCCGACCGGCATTCCCAACAAGGAAAAGCAGCGCGTCCGCCAGCTCTATGCGGAAGGCAAGGCCACCCGCGCCGAGCTGCTGGCGAGCGAGATGGCAAGCTACCATTCGCCCGGCACCTGCACCTTCTTCGGCACCGCCAACTCCAATCAGATGATGATGGAGATGATGGGCCTGCACATTCCGGGCAGCGCCTTCATCCAGCCCGGCACGCAGCTGCGCCAGGCTCTGGACCGCGAGGCGGTGCACCGGGTCGCGGCGATCGGCCGCAAGGGCGATGACTACCGCCCGCTCGGCCTGTGTGTGGACGAGAAGGCGGTGATCAACGCCGCTGTCGGCCTGCTCGCCACGGGCGGCTCCACCAATCACGCGATCCACCTTCCCGCCATGGCGCGCGCAGCGGGCGTGATCTTCGACTGGGACGACCTCAGCGAACTGTCGGGCGCCGTCCCGCTGATCGCGCAGGTCTATCCCAATGGCTCGGGCGATGTGAACCAGTTCCACGCGGCGGGCGGCATGGGTTACGTGATCGGCGAGCTGCTCGAGAGCGGCCTTGCCCATGGCGACATCCTGACGGTCGGGCGCGGGGACTTCAGCGACTATGCCCGCGAACCCGGCCTTGATGGAGAGGCATTGGTGTGGCGCGATGTCGGCCCCAGCATGGACGACACCATGCTCCGCCCCGTCGCCAACCCCTTCAAGCCCGATGGCGGCATGCGCCTCATCACCGGCAATCTCGGGCGCGCCTGCTTCAAGACCTCGGCGGTGGACCGCGAGCGCTGGACCATCGAAGCACCTTGCCGCGTGTTCGAGGATCAGGCCGCCGTCGCCGCCGCGTTCAAGGCAGGCGAGCTTGACCGCGACGTGGTGGTGGTGGTCCGCTTCCAGGGGCCGCGCGCCAATGGCATGCCCGAACTCCACAAGCTCACCCCGGCGCTGGGCGTGTTGCAGGATCGCGGGTTCAAGGTCGCGCTGGTCACCGATGGCCGCATGTCGGGCGCGAGCGGCAAGGTGCCCGCCGCGATCCACTGCACCCCCGAAGCACTCGGCGGCGGCCCGCTCGCGCGGCTGCGCGATGGCGACATGGTGAAGGTCTGCGCGGTCACCTGCGAACTCACCACCACCGCCGATCTTTCCGCCCGCGAGCCCGCGCCCGATCCGCAAGGGCAAAGCGGCACCGGGCGCGAGCTGTTCGGCATGATGCGCCACTTTGCCGACGGGGCCGAACAAGGTGCCAGCGCAATGCTCGCAATTGGGCTCGCCACCGGAGGAATGTAA
- a CDS encoding xanthine dehydrogenase family protein molybdopterin-binding subunit — protein sequence MMADNPNPNLEEIETGPAETAPVKKKGVKRRIFLAGSALLVGGGIFGVWWTDKSAKSTAKALIAGEGEHAFNTWMKIAEDDTVTVYSPHIDFGQGSHTALGQMLADELDADWTKLKIEQAPADFAFANADLAKGFLPEMAGETLAGLLPDAVIGMMARSMPIMITGGSSAIRFTGEVGMRTTGAAVRAALIAEAADRLGVPESELTTADSKVTHAKSGKSLRYGELAAGAAGRSLASDPVLKTRDQWKLIGKPVPRRDIPAKVDGSAVYGIDFTLPEMRVATIAAAPVRGGTLESVDEAPAMAVSGVEKVVKLPDAVVVIGKGYWAATKGLAALTPKFTDGGHAAVSTPAIYAAQAKLRAGGKPDNEGGEGDVDAAFAADGVQMVEAEYRVPFIHHAMMEPFALTGHFKDGKLTIWGGLQDPLSTRNRAAKAAGLDVENVIFHPMIMGGGFGRRFPDVVEIIDQIALVAKQVPYPVKLVWSREEEVRHGTYRPQSSAGLKASLKDGAITALRIDYAQSGNAEGEVPFIYAIPATSRRHFAYQSNQIDGPWRSVNATQLGFYTESFMDELAAAAGEDPYQFRRKHLAQGSRHQKVLDMVAERSGWGSPLPASTGRGIAIVESFGTIVAEVIEATTKEDGSPKVLKAWAVVDCGTTVNPLNAEAQIAGGLIMSLSAAIGEAITLDKGAVVESNFGDYPILKLADAPPQIDVHFIESGAKTGGIGEPGTPPATPALANALAAATGKRIRNLPLLTQAKA from the coding sequence ATGATGGCTGATAATCCCAACCCCAATCTCGAAGAGATCGAAACCGGCCCGGCCGAGACTGCGCCGGTCAAGAAGAAGGGCGTCAAGCGCCGCATCTTCCTTGCCGGGTCCGCGCTGCTGGTGGGCGGCGGCATCTTCGGCGTGTGGTGGACCGACAAGTCCGCCAAATCGACCGCCAAGGCGCTGATTGCAGGCGAGGGCGAGCACGCCTTCAACACCTGGATGAAGATTGCCGAAGACGACACGGTCACGGTCTATTCGCCGCATATCGATTTCGGTCAGGGCTCGCACACGGCCCTTGGCCAGATGCTGGCGGACGAGCTTGATGCCGACTGGACCAAGCTCAAGATCGAACAGGCTCCGGCCGATTTCGCCTTCGCCAATGCGGACCTTGCCAAGGGCTTCCTGCCCGAAATGGCGGGTGAGACGCTGGCAGGCCTGCTGCCCGATGCGGTGATCGGCATGATGGCGCGTTCGATGCCGATCATGATCACCGGCGGCTCCTCCGCGATCCGCTTCACCGGCGAGGTTGGCATGCGCACAACCGGCGCGGCGGTGCGCGCGGCGCTGATCGCCGAAGCAGCCGACCGGCTGGGCGTGCCGGAAAGCGAGCTCACCACCGCCGACAGCAAGGTCACCCATGCCAAGTCCGGCAAGTCGCTGCGCTATGGCGAGCTGGCGGCGGGCGCTGCCGGACGCTCGCTGGCGAGCGATCCCGTGCTCAAGACCCGCGATCAGTGGAAGCTGATCGGCAAGCCCGTGCCCCGGCGCGACATCCCGGCCAAGGTCGATGGCTCTGCGGTCTACGGGATCGACTTCACCCTGCCCGAAATGCGCGTGGCGACCATTGCGGCCGCGCCGGTGCGCGGCGGCACGCTGGAATCGGTCGACGAGGCCCCGGCCATGGCGGTCTCCGGCGTCGAGAAGGTGGTGAAGCTGCCCGATGCCGTGGTGGTGATCGGCAAGGGCTACTGGGCCGCGACCAAGGGGCTCGCCGCGCTTACGCCCAAGTTCACCGACGGCGGCCATGCGGCGGTCTCGACCCCGGCGATCTATGCCGCACAGGCCAAGCTGCGCGCAGGCGGCAAGCCCGATAACGAAGGCGGCGAGGGCGATGTCGATGCGGCTTTCGCGGCGGATGGCGTGCAGATGGTCGAGGCGGAATACCGCGTCCCCTTCATCCACCATGCGATGATGGAGCCCTTCGCGCTGACTGGCCATTTCAAGGACGGCAAGCTGACTATCTGGGGCGGGTTGCAGGATCCGCTCAGCACCCGCAATCGCGCGGCCAAGGCAGCCGGGCTCGATGTCGAGAACGTGATCTTCCATCCGATGATCATGGGCGGCGGCTTCGGCCGGCGCTTCCCCGATGTGGTCGAGATCATCGACCAGATCGCGCTCGTCGCCAAGCAAGTCCCCTATCCGGTCAAGCTGGTGTGGAGCCGCGAGGAGGAAGTGCGGCACGGCACCTATCGCCCGCAATCCTCCGCCGGGCTCAAGGCCTCGCTCAAGGATGGCGCGATCACCGCGCTGCGGATCGACTATGCCCAGAGCGGCAATGCCGAGGGCGAGGTGCCCTTCATCTACGCCATCCCGGCCACCTCGCGGCGGCATTTTGCCTATCAGTCGAACCAGATCGACGGGCCGTGGCGCTCGGTCAATGCGACCCAGCTTGGCTTCTACACCGAAAGCTTCATGGACGAGCTCGCCGCAGCTGCGGGCGAGGACCCCTACCAGTTCCGCCGCAAGCATCTGGCGCAAGGCTCGCGCCACCAGAAGGTGCTTGACATGGTGGCCGAACGTTCGGGCTGGGGCAGTCCGCTGCCCGCAAGCACGGGCCGGGGGATCGCGATTGTCGAGAGCTTCGGCACCATCGTTGCCGAGGTGATCGAGGCGACCACCAAGGAAGACGGCTCCCCCAAGGTCTTGAAGGCCTGGGCGGTGGTCGATTGTGGCACCACGGTGAACCCCCTGAATGCCGAAGCGCAGATTGCAGGCGGCCTCATCATGAGCCTGTCGGCGGCGATCGGCGAGGCGATCACGCTCGACAAGGGCGCGGTGGTCGAGAGCAATTTCGGCGATTACCCGATCCTCAAGCTCGCTGACGCGCCGCCGCAGATCGATGTCCACTTCATCGAGAGCGGCGCGAAGACCGGCGGGATCGGCGAACCGGGCACGCCGCCCGCGACCCCGGCGCTGGCCAATGCGCTGGCGGCGGCGACGGGCAAGCGCATCCGCAACCTGCCGCTGCTGACCCAAGCCAAGGCTTGA
- the eda gene encoding bifunctional 4-hydroxy-2-oxoglutarate aldolase/2-dehydro-3-deoxy-phosphogluconate aldolase, with amino-acid sequence MNIDAIMRTAPVIPVIVIDEVAHAVPLAEALVAGGLRVLEVTLRTPAALEAITAMKAVEGAIVGAGTVTNPRELDAALEAGSEFIVSPGLTEPLGKAAVAAGVPFLPGIANAGDIMRGLDLGLDRFKFFPAMAAGGLPALKALAAPFGNVRFCPTGGISLENAPEWLAFDPVLCVGGSWVSPKGAPDKPVIEKLAREAFALR; translated from the coding sequence ATGAATATCGACGCCATCATGCGCACCGCGCCGGTGATCCCGGTGATCGTGATCGACGAGGTCGCCCACGCGGTGCCGCTTGCCGAGGCGCTGGTGGCAGGCGGCCTGCGCGTGCTCGAAGTCACGCTGCGCACCCCGGCCGCGCTTGAAGCGATCACTGCGATGAAGGCGGTCGAAGGTGCAATCGTCGGCGCAGGCACGGTGACCAACCCGCGCGAGCTTGATGCCGCGCTGGAAGCGGGAAGCGAGTTCATCGTCTCGCCCGGCCTCACCGAGCCGCTCGGCAAGGCAGCGGTTGCGGCAGGCGTGCCGTTCCTCCCCGGCATCGCCAATGCGGGCGACATCATGCGCGGGCTCGATCTCGGGCTCGACCGGTTCAAGTTCTTCCCGGCCATGGCGGCAGGCGGACTTCCGGCGCTGAAGGCGCTCGCCGCGCCTTTCGGCAATGTGCGTTTCTGCCCGACCGGCGGGATCAGCCTTGAGAACGCGCCCGAATGGCTCGCCTTCGATCCCGTCCTGTGCGTGGGCGGCAGCTGGGTTTCCCCCAAGGGCGCGCCCGACAAGCCGGTGATCGAAAAGCTCGCGCGCGAGGCCTTCGCGCTGCGTTAG
- a CDS encoding XdhC family protein, protein MTSWRMTAPIDDIRGPLAEVLAAGEPCAIATLVAVDGSAPRDAGAQMLVTAGEYWGFLSGGCIEADVARHGREAMAEGTPRSLRYGEGSPWIDIKLACGSGIDVLVEPVAAGDAALAALVASHATRQPVVWSSDGTARLVEPAGEASAFAWNGSGYARLFAPTTRLLLIGEDGAALSAAAIALEAGMEVALVTPGGPDAPPPLDGIIYHRCAPAEALATIGIDQWTAIAVLSHDREDDERGLAAALASPAFYVGAIGARARLDARLAKLRGHGVSEAEIARLHAPIGLQGFGKSPREIALSLVAEVAQAAHARAASARSAGVSISSTAPRSSVSR, encoded by the coding sequence ATGACCTCCTGGCGAATGACCGCCCCGATTGACGATATCAGAGGCCCGCTTGCCGAGGTGCTGGCGGCGGGAGAGCCTTGCGCGATTGCGACGCTGGTGGCGGTCGACGGCTCGGCCCCGCGCGATGCGGGCGCGCAGATGCTGGTCACGGCGGGCGAATATTGGGGCTTCCTCTCGGGCGGCTGCATCGAGGCAGATGTCGCCCGCCATGGCCGCGAAGCCATGGCCGAGGGCACCCCGCGATCCTTGCGCTATGGCGAGGGCAGTCCGTGGATCGACATCAAGCTGGCCTGCGGGAGCGGGATCGATGTGCTGGTGGAGCCAGTCGCGGCGGGCGATGCGGCATTGGCAGCGCTGGTGGCAAGCCATGCGACACGCCAGCCTGTTGTCTGGTCGAGCGACGGGACTGCGCGCCTTGTGGAACCTGCGGGGGAAGCGAGCGCCTTTGCTTGGAACGGCAGCGGTTACGCGCGCCTGTTTGCGCCCACCACGCGGCTGCTGCTGATCGGTGAGGACGGCGCGGCGCTCTCTGCCGCAGCGATTGCGCTGGAGGCGGGGATGGAGGTTGCGCTCGTCACCCCCGGCGGACCGGACGCACCGCCGCCGCTGGACGGCATCATCTACCATCGCTGCGCCCCCGCCGAGGCGCTGGCGACCATCGGCATCGACCAATGGACCGCCATTGCGGTGCTCTCGCATGACCGCGAGGATGACGAACGCGGGCTCGCCGCAGCGCTCGCCTCGCCCGCCTTCTATGTCGGTGCCATCGGTGCGCGGGCGCGGCTCGATGCGCGGCTCGCCAAGCTGCGCGGGCATGGGGTGAGCGAGGCGGAAATCGCGCGGCTCCACGCGCCGATCGGGCTTCAGGGCTTCGGCAAGTCCCCGCGCGAAATCGCGCTGTCGCTGGTGGCGGAGGTGGCGCAGGCGGCCCATGCGCGGGCAGCCTCGGCAAGATCGGCCGGGGTGTCGATATCAAGCACTGCGCCGCGTTCCTCGGTATCGAGGTAG
- a CDS encoding alpha/beta hydrolase, with product MARLLTLLMAVLALAVSPAMAQDQGRTIEYERVPAAGLPDQRLSIWLPPGYDAGGQRYPVLYMHDGHNLFDVKKSNFNKIWAADTAMLAAVASGKVEPHIIIGIWAPGPDRHRQYLPRSLYDLTSGNLRAQMDGMTAGGVISQHYLAWIAGPLKNWVDASFRTRPGRDDTAIVGSSMGGLMSCYAFLEQPQVFGRAGCVSSHWPAVDPRAIDAAQLQGLWDGWFAARLGAPDGRRVWMDHGTATLDAFYAPYQQVVDARMVAQGWQKGRDFESRVYEGAEHEENAWAARLSEIFGWLLAKRD from the coding sequence TTGGCACGTTTGCTGACCTTGCTGATGGCGGTGCTGGCGCTGGCGGTATCGCCTGCGATGGCGCAGGATCAGGGGCGCACTATCGAGTATGAGCGCGTGCCTGCCGCAGGGCTCCCCGATCAGCGCCTCTCGATCTGGCTGCCGCCGGGCTATGACGCTGGGGGTCAGCGCTACCCGGTGCTCTACATGCATGACGGGCACAATCTGTTCGACGTCAAGAAGTCGAACTTCAACAAGATCTGGGCTGCCGACACAGCGATGCTGGCAGCGGTGGCGAGCGGCAAGGTGGAGCCGCATATCATCATCGGCATCTGGGCGCCCGGGCCTGACCGGCACCGGCAATATCTCCCGCGCAGCCTCTATGATCTGACATCGGGCAATCTGCGCGCGCAGATGGACGGGATGACGGCGGGCGGGGTGATCTCGCAGCACTATCTCGCGTGGATCGCCGGGCCATTGAAGAACTGGGTCGATGCGAGTTTCCGCACCCGTCCGGGACGGGATGATACCGCGATTGTCGGCTCCAGCATGGGCGGGCTGATGAGCTGCTATGCCTTTCTCGAACAGCCTCAGGTGTTCGGGCGCGCGGGCTGCGTCTCTTCGCACTGGCCCGCGGTCGATCCGCGCGCGATTGATGCGGCGCAATTGCAGGGCCTGTGGGACGGATGGTTCGCCGCAAGGCTCGGTGCACCCGATGGTCGCCGCGTGTGGATGGACCACGGCACGGCAACGCTTGATGCCTTTTACGCGCCCTACCAGCAGGTGGTGGATGCGCGCATGGTGGCGCAGGGCTGGCAGAAGGGCCGCGACTTCGAAAGCCGCGTCTACGAAGGCGCAGAGCACGAGGAAAACGCCTGGGCGGCGCGTCTGTCCGAGATTTTCGGCTGGCTGCTCGCCAAGCGCGACTAA
- a CDS encoding (2Fe-2S)-binding protein, whose product MAIGFSVNGKDVSVSAEPDTPLLWVLREDLALTGTKFGCGISACGACSVHVDGQLTRSCSVPVSEIAGKAVTTIEGLKAEDGTLHAVQQAWIDAQVPQCGYCQSGQIMAAVSLIESAGTPSDAQIDEVMTNICRCGTYPRIRSAILAATGRAAATVQGEA is encoded by the coding sequence GTGGCAATCGGTTTTTCGGTCAATGGCAAGGATGTGAGCGTTTCGGCTGAGCCCGATACGCCGTTGCTGTGGGTCTTGCGCGAGGATCTTGCGCTCACCGGCACCAAATTCGGCTGCGGCATTTCCGCCTGCGGGGCCTGTTCGGTGCATGTCGACGGGCAGCTCACCCGCTCGTGCAGCGTGCCCGTCAGCGAGATTGCCGGCAAGGCGGTGACCACGATCGAGGGCCTGAAGGCCGAGGACGGCACGCTTCACGCGGTGCAGCAGGCCTGGATCGACGCGCAGGTGCCGCAATGCGGCTATTGCCAGTCGGGCCAGATCATGGCCGCCGTGTCGCTGATCGAAAGCGCCGGCACGCCGTCCGATGCGCAGATCGACGAGGTGATGACCAATATCTGCCGCTGCGGCACCTATCCGCGCATCCGCAGCGCGATCCTTGCCGCCACCGGCCGCGCCGCGGCCACCGTGCAGGGAGAGGCATGA